Proteins co-encoded in one Maylandia zebra isolate NMK-2024a linkage group LG16, Mzebra_GT3a, whole genome shotgun sequence genomic window:
- the LOC101484094 gene encoding CD276 antigen isoform X2, with the protein MLTAGLVVGLLGALISGQRAELLGATVGGSVLVTCKLPVPTSPKWFYWQEDGTENILIHCEQTCQQTTSEVYRNRVTVFASEFGSGNISIKLHSVTAADDQKSFWVMASFKDRRERRCNSTLQVSASYRDINLTIDTADTVTCTARGGYPESSVSWSGQNTTGGEYVDLHEYKPTHERDAKDGTFTVRSSVSVKELVSVTCRITNPRSNQSINTTTKIDRDGAGPDTNPGVHAFIRLVSVSVASVAIAGLAVGTYICYKKRCKSGDESNGQLNGEQPGGENHADQQMELQEESQEAANEGSRDDEDPQDEDEWGDAHRDNVDQNLLDGAENQEHRPAGGAEQGGGSVHANTD; encoded by the exons CCCTCATCTCGGGTCAGCGAGCGGAGCTCCTCGGTGCCACTGTTGGAGGCTCTGTGCTGGTTACCTGTAAACTCCCAGTTCCAACAAGTCCAAAGTGGTTTTACTGGCAGGAGGACGGGACTGAAAACATTTTGATTCATTGTGAACAAACGTGTCAACAAACAACATCTGAAGTCTACAGGAACAGAGTTACAGTCTTTGCTTCTGAGTTTGGATCGGGGAACATCTCCATTAAACTTcacagtgttacagctgcagacgACCAGAAGTCGTTCTGGGTCATGGCTTCCTTCAAAGACAGACGTGAGCGCCGCTGCAACTCAACACTGCAGGTTTCAG CTTCCTACAGAGATATAAACCTGACCATTGACACAGCAGACACTGTGACCTGCACAGCGCGTGGAGGATACCCTGAATCCAGCGTGTCATGGTCGGGTCAAAACACGACCGGTGGTGAATAtgtggacctgcatgaatacaAACCGACCCACGAGAGGGACGCAAAGGATGGAACCTTCACTGTCAGGAGCTCCGTCAGTGTGAAGGAGCTGGTGTCGGTGACCTGCCGCATCACCAACCCTCGCTCCAACCAAAGCATCAACACCACCACAAAGATAGACAGAGATGGTGCTG GTCCAGACACAAATCCAGGAGTGCACGCATTCATACGTCTAGTTTCTGTCTCAGTAGCATCAGTAGCAATAGCAGGATTAGCAGTAGGCACATACATCTGCTACAAGAAAC GCTGCAAATCTGGCGATGAATCCAACGGACAACTGAATGGAG AACAGCCAGGAGGTGAAAACCATGCAGACCAACAAATGGAGCTCCAAGAAG AATCTCAAGAGGCAGCAAATGAAGGGAGCAGAGACGACGAGGATCCACAGGATGAAG ATGAGTGGGGAGATGCACATCGAGACAACGTGGACCAAAACCTTCTAGATGGAGCAG AAAACCAGGAGCACCGCCCTGCAGGTGGTGCAGAGCAAGGCGGAGGCAGCGTGCACGCAAACACTGACTAA